The following is a genomic window from Gemmatimonadota bacterium.
TTCAGAAGATATCTGCAAAGTGCGAGAATCCGCCGGTAATGCGTCCGGTACGTCTCGTCGAACTCGAAACCCGTTGCGCTTTCGCCGCTCTTGGTCGTGTTCACAATCCTACTACGAATAGCGGAACGAGATAGTTTCATTTCCTGCTCCTCGAACGAGGCGCCAGGCGCGTCATGATTCACGAAACAGCAGAAAGGAACCGGAATGCGTCGTATCGGAGGACTGCGTGAGTTGCTTGCTAATCACTCGATGGCGCTGGATACACGGCCACCGCGCAGAACTTGAACTCGGGGATTTTGCCGTCGGGGTCCAGGGCATCGTTGGTCAGGATGTTGGCCGCGGCTTCCTTGAAGTGGAAGGGGATGAAGACACTGCCGTCGGCGACGCGTCCGGAAGACTTCGCCTTGAGGGTTATGGCGCCCCGTCGCGAGGATACGGACACCGGGTCGCCTGCTTCGACACCCAGGCGTTTCAGGTCCCCGGGCGTCATCTCGACGAAGGGCTCCGGCGAAATGGCGTCGAGTGCCCGGGCCCGGCGCGTCATGGTGCCCGTGTGCCAGTGCTCCAGAACGCGTCCTGTGTTCAGCACGAAGGGGTATTCGTCATCCGGCAGTTCGTCCGGCGGGGCGAAGGATACGGGCGTGAACCGGCCCCGGCCCTGGGGAAAGTCGCCGGTGAACAGCACGGGTTCTTCCAGGGGCCAGACCACAGTGTCCTGCTCCATCGCCTCGTAGGTGATGCCCTGGAATATGGGGGTCAGCGCGACGATTTCCTCCCAGACCGATTCCGGTCCGTCGTATGCCCAGCGCGGGCCGCTTTCCCCCTGTTCCATGCGGATCATCCGGTTAGCCAGGTCGATCAGGATATCCCCGTCCAGACGGGCCTCGCCGGGCGGCTCGATCGCCTGCCTGCCGATCTGCACCATGCGGTTCGTGTTGACATAGGTCCCTCGTTTCTCCGCCGCGGTGGAGGCGGGCAGGATCACGTCGGCGAACTCCGCGGTCTCCGTCAGGAAGACATCCTGCACGACGAGGAACGAAAGCCGCTGCAGGGCCTTTCTGACCTTGTTCATGTTCGGGTCCGAAAGGAAGGGATTCTCGCCCATCATGAGCATGCCCGCGATGCTTCCGTCGAGGGCGCCGTGCATGATTTCCACGACCGTAAGTCCGGAGTCTGGGTCGAGCGCGGTATCCCATGCCGCCTCGAAACGCTTTTGCACCTCCGGGTCGTCCGCGGACTGATAGCCGGGATAGAACCTGGGAATCAGTCCCACGTCGGATGCGCCCTGCACGTTGTTCTGGCCCCGCAGCGGGTGCAGGCCCGTACCCCGGCGGCCGATGTTGCCCGTCATGAGGCAAAGGGAGATCAGCGCTCTCGCATTGTCCGTACCGTTGACGTGTTGGCTGATGCCCATGCCCCAGAAAATCATGGCGCGCTCTGCGCGGCCGTACTCCAGGGCCACCTCCTCGATCACCGATGGCGGAACGCCCGTAATTCGGGATGCCATCTCTGGCGTATAGCGTGCCAGGAAGGGTTCCAGCGTATCGAAGCGTTCGGTCCGGCGCGCGATGAAGTCCCGGTCCTGCAGGCCCTCCCGGAGGATCACGTGCATCAGCCCGTTCAGCAGCGCGATGTCCGTGCCGGGCTTGAACCGCACGTACCGGGTCGCGTGATCGGCGATGGTCGGCCGCCGGGGATCGAGTACGATCATCCGGACACCACGGGCTACAGCCTGTTTCATGTAGGACGCGGCCACGGGGTGGTTGTCTTCTGTGTTCGAACCGATCACGAAGATGACATCGGTCTCGAGGACTTCCTGGAAAGCGTTGGAGACCGCCCCGCTGCCGATCGCCTCGGTGAGGGCCGCCACGGACGAGGCGTGGCAGAGGCGCGTGCAGTGGTCGACGTTGTTGGTGCCGAAGACCACCCGGATCAGTTTCTGGAAAAGGTAGGCCTCTTCATTGGTCACCTTGGCCGATCCGAAACCCGCCAGCGCGCCCGGACCGAGCGTTTTCTTGATCTCCAGCAACCGACGCGCCGCCAGGTCCAGCGCCTCGTCCCACTCGGCCTCGCGGAACACCTCCCGTATGCGGTCGTTCCATTCCGTCGACCGGAGCGAGCGGCGGAAGTCCCGGTAGTCCTCGAAGTCCGCCGACAGCGGCTGTTTCGGATAGGCGTCCTCCCGGCGGACGAGGGGCTTCGTGAGACGCTGGGGATGATGCGCGTAGTCGTAGCCGTACCGCCCCTTGACGCACAACCGGCCCTCGGTGTGGGTATCGTCCCGGCCGGTGACGCTCTCGATACGGCCATTACGCACGTGGTACGAGATCCCGCAGCCCACGCCGCAATAGGGGCAGATGGAATCGACCTGCCGGGTACCGGAGCCACCAAGCGTGGCGTCGGGGTCGGCCCCGGGGACGTTCGCGGCGGCATCGGATTCATACGCCCCGGAGCCGGAACTATTCGCCGCGGAGCCGGAACCGTTCGCCGCGGAGCCGGAACCGTTCGCCGTGGAGCCGGAACCGTACGCCCCGGCGTCGGACCCGTTCACCCCGGTATCGACCAGTCGCTTGTCGGTGAGGGCGCCGGTGGGACAGGTGGCCACGCATTCACCGCAGGACACGCAGGAAGACCCGCCCAGGGGCAGGCCGTTATCGAAGGCGATGCGCGTTTCGCATCCCTTGCCCGATCGGCCGATGACGTCGTTCACCTGCACGTCGTCGCAGGCGCGGATGCACCGGTCGCACAGGATGCACGCGTTCAGGTCCACCGCGATGACGGGCGAGGACAGGTCGGGCTCCAGTGGAGGGTTCGCGCATGTGGCGGCGTAACGCGAAGGATCGGACTGAAGCTGAGCACCCAGGTGCGCGAGTTCGTCCTGTTCGACGGACTTTCTGCGGTCATCCACGGGCGGTTGCCCGGCCTCCAGCAGTTCCACGAGGGTGCGGCGCGCCCTGCGCACCCGGTCCGTGTCCGTGCGCACGTTCATGCCTTCTTCGACCTGCCGGATGCAGGCTGCCGGCAACGTGCGGGCGTTCTCTACGTCGACCACGCAGACGCGGCACACGGCGACCGGTTCCAGTTTAGGGTCGTGGCACAGGGTGGGGATGTCGATACCGGCGGTGCGCGCCGCTTCCCAGATTGTGGCGCTCTCCGGTGCGGCAAGGCTTCTGCCGTCGATCGTCAGCGTGACGGTGCGACTATTCATCCGAAACGCCCCCGATATTCTCCCCGTGGCCTTCCGGTCGACAGCCACGTGATTCGAAGGCGGAGGGAAAATGCTTGATCACCGAGGTAAGGGGCAGCGCGGCGGCCTGGCCCAGACCGCAGATCGAGGTGAGTTCCATCGCCTCGGCGACGTCCGCCACGGGTTCCAGTGCATCGGGCCGGGCGTCTCCCTCCAGGATCGTATCCAGCAACCGGACCAGGTGCTCCGTACCCGTACGGCAGGGCACGCACTTGCCGCAGGACTCGTTACGGAAGAATGTCACCGCGTTCCGTGCCAGGTCCGCCATGTCCGACCCTTCGGCCAGTACGATGACTGCCCCGGAACCCAGCATGGAGCCGGCATCGGCCAGCGGTTTGAAATCGAGGGGGATATCCGCCATGGAAGCCGGCAGGAAACCCGATGACGTGCCCCCGGGAGAGAAGGCCAGCAGTTCGTGCCCCCCGGCGACACCGCCCCCGTAGTCCCGGATGAGGTCGCAGACCCTGGTTCCGAGTGGAATCTCGTATACACCGGGCCGGTTGACGTGACCGCTCAAAGCGACGTATTTGCGTCCAGTCGCTCCGTTAACCCCCCGGGACCGGAACCAGTCGGCGCCGCGTTGCAGGATGGCGGGCACCCAGGCGAAGGTTTCGACGTTGTTGATCAAGGTGGGCCGTCCGTGAAGCCCGTGCGTGCCGGGAAAAGGCGGCTTGTTGCGAGGCTCGGCCCTTTTCCCTTCCATTGCTTCGAGCAGGGCCGTCTCCTCTCCGCAGATGTATCCTCCCGGACTGTCGAAGATCTCAAGGTGAAACGAATGGGCCGAACCCAGCAAGCCGCCGCCCAGGTAACCGGCCGAATAGAACGCCTTGATCGCCCGCTCGAGCACTTCACGCTCGCGGTCATATTCGTGGCGAAGGAACAGGTATCCCTTGTCGGCCCCTACGGCGAGACCGCCCAGGATCAGGCCCTCGATGACGAGATGGGGGTAGTGGTAGAGGATCTCGCGGTCCTTGAACGTGCCCGGTTCGCTCTCATCCGCGTTGCAGATCGCGTACTTCACGCCGGACTCCGTTTTACGTACGAGGTCCCACTTGACGCCGGTCGGGAACCCGGCCCCGCCCATTCCGCGCAGCCCGCTGTCCTTGACGGCCTGCACCAGCCCTTCCGTGTCGCCGCGTGAGACCCACTGTTTCAGGGACTCCGCGGCCAGCGGGTGTTCATAGGGATCGATGCAACCAGGACCGATCGTTCGCCGAATGGGCTGACGGGCGATCTTTCCGTCGGCGGCCAGGCGGGAAACATACCGTCCGAGCCGCTCTCCGGTCATGGAACGGTAGCTGCGGCCGTTGATCGAGACCGCCGGTGCGCCGTCGCACTGGCCGAGACAGGAAACCCCGGAGACTTCCCACTGGTCCAGGCCGGCGTAGCGCACGGATTCCCGCAGGGTCTCCAGCACGTCGCAGGCCCCGTGGAGATGGCACGAAAGATCGGTACAGACTCGCAGTGAGGCCGCGGGAGGAGGCTTCAGCCGGAAGTGTGGATAGAAACTGGCCACGCCATGGACTTCATAGAGCGGAATGCCCTTGCGTTCGGAAAGGGATTTCAATTCCTCTTCGGGCAGAAACCCGTGACGCGACTGTATTTCTCTCAGATCATCGATCAACATGTACCGGGTCCGGATAAGAAACGGTCACAGGCTGAGCTGGTGAATCGAGGTCTTCCAGTGCGGGCCGTCGATATCGACGATGCGGAAGGCCGCGGGTTCGTCCGTCGCGATGACGCGGGTGCCGTCCGGCTTGACCACGGGGTCCTTACGGAATTGCAGGCCCACACTCGGCGCGGTCAGGACCGTGGTGTGGCCCAGGTCCATGCGGAAGTCGTGGTGCACGTGGCCGCACAGGATCAGGCGCAACGAGGCCGCGGTTCTGCAAATCTCCAGAAACCGCTCGTTATCCAGCAGTATCAGTTCATCCATCCAGGCGACACCGACCGGTACCGGCGGGTGATGCATGCAGATGACCGATGACTGGGCGGAGGACAGCTCCTGCTCCAACCACTCCAACTGGTCGTCGTCAAGCCTTCCCGATACCTCGCCCTCGTCCTGGGTATCGAGCACTATAATCCGGTGGGCCGAACGGTCCAGGGCATAGTAGTAGGGGGCTGAATCCGCATCGGTATCTTCCAGCATGACCCGCCGGAAGACCGGCCTGTAGTCGTGATTGCCCAGGGCCATGTGACAGGGAAAGCGAAGGTGAGTGAGGACGTCCTTTAAGGCAAGGTACGATGCTTCGTTACCGTCGTTGCTCTGGTCGCCCGTCATCACGACGAGATCGGGCGAAGGGTTCAACCGGTTGACGGCGTCTACGGCGGCCCGCAGTCGTTCCAGGGTATCCTGGCCGTGCACGGGCTGTTGTGCCGCTGGAACGATGTGGGGATCGGAAAGTTGGACGATGCGCATGGATCAGCTGTTCCAGTCCTTTACCAGTTGCAGCAGCAGTCGTACCCCCACTCCCGTGGCTCCTTTCGGGCAATATGGCTTGCTCGCATCCGTATACGCGGTCCCCGCGATGTCCAGATGGACCCAGGGACGTTCGACGAACTTCGCCAGGAATGCGCCCGCGGTCAGTGCACCGGCCCACCGTCCTCCGGTGTTCTTCACGTCGGCGATATGGCTCTTGATCTGGTCGTGGTAGTCCTTCCACAGCGGAAGCGGCCAGACCCGCTCACCCGCGGTTTCTCCGGCTGTACGGACCCGGTCCTGCAACCCGTCGTCATTGCCCATCATCCCCGTTGCGGCGTGTCCGAGGGCGACCACGCACGCTCCCGTCAACGTGGCCAGGTCGATGACCGCGGCCGGGCGGTACCGCTCCGCGTACTCCAGGGCGTCTGCGAGTACGAGGCGCCCTTCGGCATCGGTATTGATCACTTCGATCGTCTTGCCCGATCGGGTCGAGATGATGTCTCCGGGTTTCAGTGCTCTGCCGTCCGGGAGGTTTTCGGTGGCCGGTACGAGTCCCACCACGTGCAGGGACGGTTTCGACATGGCGATGGACTGCATCGCGCCGATCACGGCGGCTGCACCGGACATGTCGTGCTTCATTTCCTCCATGCCGCCGCTCGATTTGATGGATATGCCGCCGCTGTCGAAGGTGATGCCCTTGCCGATGAATACCAGCGTATCCGATCCGTCGGACGCTTCGCCGTGTTCCAGTACGATGAATCGAGGCGGCTCCTCGCTGCCGGCGTTGACGGCGAGCAGGGCGCCCATGCGCTCCTTTTCGATGTCCTTCCGCGTCAGGACGCGGCATTTCATTCCGGTTTCCCCGGCCATTTTCCGGGCGGCGGCCGCCAGCTTGCGCGGGGTCATCGCATTGCCGGGCGCGTTTGAAAGGTCCCGTGCCAGGGCCGTGCCCGCGGTGCTTATTCGGCCGGCTTCGATCCCGTCCCTGATTTCATAGGCCTGCGCCCGTTTCGAAGTTACGACGGCCACCGACTCGAGCGCGGGGCGATCCGTATCGCCGGTTTTGAAGCCGTCGTACCGGTACGCGCCCAGCAACAGGCCTTCCACCGTGGCCTGCGCGCAGTCCCTGAGCTCGGGTCCCGGCACGCCTGGGCCGTCTGGTGCGTTCGGGCCGCCTGGGCCGCCTGGGCCGTCTGGTGCGTTCGGGCCGCCCGGTCCGCCCGGGTCGTCTGGTGCGCCTGGGCCGCCCGGTCCGCCCTCTCCGTGCACGGCTATGGATAATTCGGATACGCCGAGCTTCAGTGCCCGTTTGACGGCGACACCGGATGCGCGTCGTGCCGTTTCAAGGGTAAACTCCTCGCGCGACCCGAGTCCCACGAGGATAACACGGTCCGGCGGCGCCTGACCGAGCGGGTACAGCACCGCGACTTCCTGGTCATTGCCCTTGAAATCTCCCAGGGCCAACACGTCTCGCAGATACCGGTGTAAGGCGGATTCCATGACCGCGGTGTCGCTCTCTTCGAGCCGATCCTCCGTGAATAGCCCGATGACCACGGTAGTGTCTACTTCCGATCCGATCCGTCCGATTTTCACGTCAATTTGCATGCGTTTCTGTCCGTATTGGGGCGGTCCGCGGTGTCGTACCGCAATTCGGGAAACCGGCCCGAAAGCACTGGCGACCAGCAAATGGGTTTCATGGGATAAACAGGATTAATGATGGCATCCGCAGCCCGGTCCGCAAGACGAGGAGGGAACAGGTGCCGGAGTTGCCGCGGAAGCCGCGGGGTCTTTTGCCGATACAGCTGTTGCGAAAGTGGAGAACTTCTTGACCACGTCGTCTTCTGAGCACGTGGGACAGGAAACGCTTTCCGATGCGGCCGCGTTCAAGACGAGCATTTCGAAATCCACGTCACAATGGGAGCAGTGGTATTCAAAAACAGGCATAGTGGATAATCTCCTGTTGGGTTTGCGGTGCCGGGTTTGAACCCGTTCGCCGGTTAGCCGGCTACGCTCCGTCAAATACGGACAACTGAGTGTTCGCTTCTTCCTCGCGTTTCAGGCGGTAGGCCCGATCAAGAAGCTCAACCGGGTGAAGGACCTCGATCTCCTCGCCGTCCCGGTTTATGCCGTGCCGGATCTGCAGGATGCAGCCGGGATTGCCGGTGGCCACCACGTCCGGCGCAGCCTGCCTCACGTGGTTCATCTTGCGCGCGAGCAGCCTGTCCGCCATGGCGGGATGGGTAATGTTGTAAATACCGGCGCTGCCACAGCACCAGTCCGATTCCTCCAGTTCGACGAGTTCGAGGCCGGGTATCAGGCTCAGCAGGTCCCGGGGCTCTTCGCGGACACGCTGACCGTGGGCGAGGTGGCAGGCGTCGTGATAGGCGACCCGTGCCCGGACCGGCCCCATGTCCTCCTTGACGGGTATCCCGGCGAGGAACTCGTGCACGTCTTTGACCTTGTCCGCAAAGACGCGGGCACGGTCGTGGTAGTCGGGGTCCCCGGCCAGCAGGTCGCCGTACTCCTTCAACTGCGCGCCGCATCCCGCGGCGTTGATGATGACGGCATCCACTTCCGACTGCTCAAATGCATCGATGTTCCTGCGGGCCAGTGATTCGGCCGCCCCGCGCTCCCCGCTGTGTACCTGCAGCGCGCCGCAGCAGGTCTGGGTATCGGGAAGGACCACGTCGCATCCGTTTTCGTTCAACACGCGGACCGTCGCGGTGTTCACGTGGGTAAACATCTCGTTCATCACGCATCCCGTAACCAGGCCCACGCGAAAGGCCGCCGTCCCCCGCGCCGGAGAGAACGGCCGAAGCTCCGCCTTCATCGAAGCGCTGGGCATTTCAGGCATCATGGCCTCCATGCCGCGCAATCGGGAAGGAAGCCATTTCGTCAGACCCAGCCTGCGCGCGAGTTTTTGTAAGCCAAGCGCCTGGTACCAGCGTACAGGCAGGAAAACCACGGTGAGCAGGAAACGCGACGGCAGCAGCCGTCCGAACACCAGGTTTCGGAACAACCGGCCGAGGAAAGGCCGGGGCCGCTTTTCGACGATCTCCGCCCGGGCTGCTTCCACGAGGCTGCCGTAGTGGACGCCTGCGGGACAGGCCGTTTCGCAGGCCCGGCAGTCCAGGCACCCGCTGATATGGGTCTCGAAGTGATCCGTCAGTTCGATACGCCCGTCTGCGTAGGCCCGCATGAGGTGGATGCGGCCGCGGGGGGAGTCCATTTCCACGCCGAGTTCGGTATAGGTCGGACAGGCGGGAAGACACAGTCCGCAGTGCACGCAATCCAGAAACTTGTCGTATTCGTCTACCAGTCTGTTCTGCGTACTCATGCTATGCGGATTCCGTTCTTGCGCGGGCGGGTGCATCTGCCGGCCCCTTCGGCGGGTGCATCGGCCGGACATTAAAACCGGGTGCATCGGCCGGTCCCTTCGGCCGGTTGACGATCGTTGTATTACAATAGTTTAAGCGTATATTGTCAAGCAGTTTATGGCCGTTCCGGAAGGTGAAATAACCCTTCCTAAATCCTCCGTTCGGTTTACCTTCCCATGATACGCGCGCATTCGCGTTGGGCGCATTGACACGCGCACCCACGCCGCGCGGCAGGGAACATCCGGTCCGCATAAACCCGACCAGAAAGGAAGGAGCCGATCACATGTCCGCGTTTGAAGGTATCCTGCCCGCCATCATCACCCCGATGCACAGTGACGGCAGTTTCAATGAAGAGGCGTTCCGCCAGGTCATGGAATTTAACATCGAGGCCGGTGTCCATGGATTCTGGATTGCGGGCGGGACGGGAGAAAGCATACTGCTCAGCGACGAGGAAAACATGCGGATCGCTTCGGCGGCGGCGGACCAGGCCCGGGGCCGGATAAACAATATCATGCATGTCGGCGCCGCGACCACGGAAAGGGCGGCCCGGCTGGCCGAACATGCCGCGGGCGCCGGGGTGGAGGCCATCTGCTGCGTGCCGCCTTTTTTCTACGGCCGGACCGACGAAGCCATCGCCGAACACTATCGCGTCGTGGCGGCCGCGGCGGACCTTCCCCTGTTCGTCTACAACCTGCCCCAGTCCACGGGCGTCGAGATCACACCCGCACTGTTGCGGAGGATCCAGGACCGGGTCCCGCAGCTGACCGGACTCAAACACTCGTCCCAGGTCTTTGCCAACGTGCGCCACTTCTCGGCTATGGGACTGAAATGCCTGGTAGGCAACCACCAATTGATGCTCCCGGCCCTGACGATCGGCGCTACGGGCTGTGTGGACGGACCGCCGATTATCACGCCGGAATACTGGGTGGAAATCTGGAAGGCCTACCTTGCGGGGGATCTCGGACGGGCCGAATCCGCGCAGGACCGGGCAAGCGGGGTGTGGGCGTCCCTGGGCGCGTGCGGCGGCGAGTTCCATTCGGTGGCCAAGGCGGCGCTCAGCGAGCGGCTGGGCATCGAATGCGGGACGGCGCGGCCGCCGGGAAGACCCCTGTCGAAGGAACAGCGGGACGCTCTGCGCGGGACCATGGCCGAACTCGGTCTCGTGTAACGGTCCGTCATTTCGACAGCCGCCCGACGATGTCGTCGCCCACTTCCACGGTACTCGACCCGCCCCCGATGTCGGGCGTGCGCATCCGCCCCTCGGCGAGGTTCTCCGATACGGCTTCGCGAATGGCCGCTCCGGCCTTTTCTTCACCCAGAAACTCGACCATCATGGCTGCCGCGAGGATCGTGGCGATGGGATTGACCTGGCTTTTGCCGATGAGTTCGAAGGCGGAGCCGTGGACCGGCTCGAACATGGAAGGATGAGTCCGTTCGGGGTTCAGGTTCGCGCTGGGCGCGAGGCCCATGCTGCCCACGGTGATCGCCGAGATATCGGTCAGGATATCGCCGAAGAGGTTCGAGGCAACCACCACGTCGAAATCCTGGGGCCGGCGCACGAAATCCATGGCCGCCGCGTCGATGAGGAGGGACTCGGTCTCGACGTCCCCGTACTCCGCTTTCACGCCATCGAATACTTCGTCCCAGAAAACCATTCCATGGCCCTGGGCGTTCGACTTCGTGATGGACGTGACCTTGCGCCGACCGTCGCGGCGCCGCGCTTCTTCGAAGGCATAGCGGATGATGCGCTCGGTACCGTGCCGCGTGAAGACGGAGGTCTGGACCGCGACTTCCTGGTCGGTCTGGTGATACACCCGTCCCCCGATATCAGCGTATTCCCCTTCGGTATTCTCCCGGATGACCACCAGGTCGATGTCTCCGGCCCCCTTTCCAGCCAGGGGGGACTGCACGCCCGCGTACAGGAAGGCGGGCCGGACGCAGGCATACTGGTCGAATCTGCGCCGAATCGGGAGAATCAGGTTGTTCAAGGTGATGTGGTCCTGCACCTCCTCGTCGCCGACCGCGCCGAAGAATATGGCGTCGAAGTCCGCGAGCCGGTCCAGCCCGCCCTCGGGAATGAACCTACCCGTCCGCTTGTAGCGTTCGGAACTCCAGTCGAAACGGGTGAAACGAAAAGCCGGGTTTCCCAGGGCGTCGAGTGTCTTGATGCCTTCCTCGATGACTTCCGGACCGACGCCGTCTCCGCCGATCACTGCGATTTCATAAATTGACATGGCTGGATGAACCGGTGTGCCTTTCCAGGGTTAAGTCGTGCAGGAAGCGTGGATCAGGGGGTTTTCAATCAAGTAGAAAGCGGCAGGGCGTGCGCGCTGTTCAAGAGTCGACGCCTCCGGCGGAACATTCGTCGCAAATCCACGCGGCGCGGGTCATCCCGCCCGCGGGGATCTCCGTCTCGTAGTCCTGGGCAACCGGAACCCGGGTCCTGCCGCAGAAGTCGCATTTGCCGGTCAGCTTCGGATGTCTGTCGACCGGCATTTCCTCGCGCAACCGGGACACCGTGTCTTCATTGAGAAACGGTTCGGCGAACTGCCGCGCGAATCCAAGTACCTGGCGGTCCGTTTCGGTATCCAGCGCGCGGCGGACGA
Proteins encoded in this region:
- the fdhF gene encoding formate dehydrogenase subunit alpha — encoded protein: MNSRTVTLTIDGRSLAAPESATIWEAARTAGIDIPTLCHDPKLEPVAVCRVCVVDVENARTLPAACIRQVEEGMNVRTDTDRVRRARRTLVELLEAGQPPVDDRRKSVEQDELAHLGAQLQSDPSRYAATCANPPLEPDLSSPVIAVDLNACILCDRCIRACDDVQVNDVIGRSGKGCETRIAFDNGLPLGGSSCVSCGECVATCPTGALTDKRLVDTGVNGSDAGAYGSGSTANGSGSAANGSGSAANSSGSGAYESDAAANVPGADPDATLGGSGTRQVDSICPYCGVGCGISYHVRNGRIESVTGRDDTHTEGRLCVKGRYGYDYAHHPQRLTKPLVRREDAYPKQPLSADFEDYRDFRRSLRSTEWNDRIREVFREAEWDEALDLAARRLLEIKKTLGPGALAGFGSAKVTNEEAYLFQKLIRVVFGTNNVDHCTRLCHASSVAALTEAIGSGAVSNAFQEVLETDVIFVIGSNTEDNHPVAASYMKQAVARGVRMIVLDPRRPTIADHATRYVRFKPGTDIALLNGLMHVILREGLQDRDFIARRTERFDTLEPFLARYTPEMASRITGVPPSVIEEVALEYGRAERAMIFWGMGISQHVNGTDNARALISLCLMTGNIGRRGTGLHPLRGQNNVQGASDVGLIPRFYPGYQSADDPEVQKRFEAAWDTALDPDSGLTVVEIMHGALDGSIAGMLMMGENPFLSDPNMNKVRKALQRLSFLVVQDVFLTETAEFADVILPASTAAEKRGTYVNTNRMVQIGRQAIEPPGEARLDGDILIDLANRMIRMEQGESGPRWAYDGPESVWEEIVALTPIFQGITYEAMEQDTVVWPLEEPVLFTGDFPQGRGRFTPVSFAPPDELPDDEYPFVLNTGRVLEHWHTGTMTRRARALDAISPEPFVEMTPGDLKRLGVEAGDPVSVSSRRGAITLKAKSSGRVADGSVFIPFHFKEAAANILTNDALDPDGKIPEFKFCAVAVYPAPSSD
- the nuoF gene encoding NADH-quinone oxidoreductase subunit NuoF; translation: MLIDDLREIQSRHGFLPEEELKSLSERKGIPLYEVHGVASFYPHFRLKPPPAASLRVCTDLSCHLHGACDVLETLRESVRYAGLDQWEVSGVSCLGQCDGAPAVSINGRSYRSMTGERLGRYVSRLAADGKIARQPIRRTIGPGCIDPYEHPLAAESLKQWVSRGDTEGLVQAVKDSGLRGMGGAGFPTGVKWDLVRKTESGVKYAICNADESEPGTFKDREILYHYPHLVIEGLILGGLAVGADKGYLFLRHEYDREREVLERAIKAFYSAGYLGGGLLGSAHSFHLEIFDSPGGYICGEETALLEAMEGKRAEPRNKPPFPGTHGLHGRPTLINNVETFAWVPAILQRGADWFRSRGVNGATGRKYVALSGHVNRPGVYEIPLGTRVCDLIRDYGGGVAGGHELLAFSPGGTSSGFLPASMADIPLDFKPLADAGSMLGSGAVIVLAEGSDMADLARNAVTFFRNESCGKCVPCRTGTEHLVRLLDTILEGDARPDALEPVADVAEAMELTSICGLGQAAALPLTSVIKHFPSAFESRGCRPEGHGENIGGVSDE
- a CDS encoding phosphodiesterase, which encodes MRIVQLSDPHIVPAAQQPVHGQDTLERLRAAVDAVNRLNPSPDLVVMTGDQSNDGNEASYLALKDVLTHLRFPCHMALGNHDYRPVFRRVMLEDTDADSAPYYYALDRSAHRIIVLDTQDEGEVSGRLDDDQLEWLEQELSSAQSSVICMHHPPVPVGVAWMDELILLDNERFLEICRTAASLRLILCGHVHHDFRMDLGHTTVLTAPSVGLQFRKDPVVKPDGTRVIATDEPAAFRIVDIDGPHWKTSIHQLSL
- a CDS encoding leucyl aminopeptidase, whose translation is MQIDVKIGRIGSEVDTTVVIGLFTEDRLEESDTAVMESALHRYLRDVLALGDFKGNDQEVAVLYPLGQAPPDRVILVGLGSREEFTLETARRASGVAVKRALKLGVSELSIAVHGEGGPGGPGAPDDPGGPGGPNAPDGPGGPGGPNAPDGPGVPGPELRDCAQATVEGLLLGAYRYDGFKTGDTDRPALESVAVVTSKRAQAYEIRDGIEAGRISTAGTALARDLSNAPGNAMTPRKLAAAARKMAGETGMKCRVLTRKDIEKERMGALLAVNAGSEEPPRFIVLEHGEASDGSDTLVFIGKGITFDSGGISIKSSGGMEEMKHDMSGAAAVIGAMQSIAMSKPSLHVVGLVPATENLPDGRALKPGDIISTRSGKTIEVINTDAEGRLVLADALEYAERYRPAAVIDLATLTGACVVALGHAATGMMGNDDGLQDRVRTAGETAGERVWPLPLWKDYHDQIKSHIADVKNTGGRWAGALTAGAFLAKFVERPWVHLDIAGTAYTDASKPYCPKGATGVGVRLLLQLVKDWNS
- a CDS encoding heterodisulfide reductase-related iron-sulfur binding cluster encodes the protein MSTQNRLVDEYDKFLDCVHCGLCLPACPTYTELGVEMDSPRGRIHLMRAYADGRIELTDHFETHISGCLDCRACETACPAGVHYGSLVEAARAEIVEKRPRPFLGRLFRNLVFGRLLPSRFLLTVVFLPVRWYQALGLQKLARRLGLTKWLPSRLRGMEAMMPEMPSASMKAELRPFSPARGTAAFRVGLVTGCVMNEMFTHVNTATVRVLNENGCDVVLPDTQTCCGALQVHSGERGAAESLARRNIDAFEQSEVDAVIINAAGCGAQLKEYGDLLAGDPDYHDRARVFADKVKDVHEFLAGIPVKEDMGPVRARVAYHDACHLAHGQRVREEPRDLLSLIPGLELVELEESDWCCGSAGIYNITHPAMADRLLARKMNHVRQAAPDVVATGNPGCILQIRHGINRDGEEIEVLHPVELLDRAYRLKREEEANTQLSVFDGA
- a CDS encoding dihydrodipicolinate synthase family protein gives rise to the protein MSAFEGILPAIITPMHSDGSFNEEAFRQVMEFNIEAGVHGFWIAGGTGESILLSDEENMRIASAAADQARGRINNIMHVGAATTERAARLAEHAAGAGVEAICCVPPFFYGRTDEAIAEHYRVVAAAADLPLFVYNLPQSTGVEITPALLRRIQDRVPQLTGLKHSSQVFANVRHFSAMGLKCLVGNHQLMLPALTIGATGCVDGPPIITPEYWVEIWKAYLAGDLGRAESAQDRASGVWASLGACGGEFHSVAKAALSERLGIECGTARPPGRPLSKEQRDALRGTMAELGLV
- a CDS encoding isocitrate/isopropylmalate family dehydrogenase — its product is MSIYEIAVIGGDGVGPEVIEEGIKTLDALGNPAFRFTRFDWSSERYKRTGRFIPEGGLDRLADFDAIFFGAVGDEEVQDHITLNNLILPIRRRFDQYACVRPAFLYAGVQSPLAGKGAGDIDLVVIRENTEGEYADIGGRVYHQTDQEVAVQTSVFTRHGTERIIRYAFEEARRRDGRRKVTSITKSNAQGHGMVFWDEVFDGVKAEYGDVETESLLIDAAAMDFVRRPQDFDVVVASNLFGDILTDISAITVGSMGLAPSANLNPERTHPSMFEPVHGSAFELIGKSQVNPIATILAAAMMVEFLGEEKAGAAIREAVSENLAEGRMRTPDIGGGSSTVEVGDDIVGRLSK